GTCGACGTCCACGGTCCCGGCGACACGGCCGGCGACGCCGCCGCGACCGGTGCGGTCGGTGCGGTCGGGTTCGACCGGCTGCTGGCCGAGGGCTCCGCCGAACTGGTGCCGGTCGACGTCGCCGGGGACGACCTCGCGTGGCTGTTCTACACGTCGGGGACGACCGGCCGTCCCAAGGGGGCCGAGCTCAGCCACCGCAGCCTCACCGTCACGACCTGGACGCTGCTCGCCGACGTGTGCGACTACCGGCCGTCGGACCTCGCCCTGCACGTCGCGCCGCTGTCCCACGGCAGCGGCCTGTACTCGCTGGGCGCGATCGCCCGCGGCGCCGAGAACCTCATCCACGACGGCGGCGGGTTCGACCCGGCCGAGGTGCTCGACCTCGTCGCGCGCGAACGCATCACCGTCATCGCGTTCCTCGTGCCGACGATGATCGTCAAGCTGCTCGGCGCCCCCGAGACGGACATCAGCTCGCTGCGCTGCGCCGTCTACGGCGGCGCGCCCATCCACGTCGAGCACTCCCGCGCGATGATCGAGCGGTTCGGGCCGGTGTTCGTGCAGATCTACGGCCAGGGCGAGTCGCCCATGACCATCACCTACCTCGACCACGGCGCCGCGCCCGACACCCCCCTCGACTCGGCGGGCGTGGCCCACCCGGGCGTCGAGGTGCAGATCCTCGGCGCCGACGACCAGCCGCTGCCCGCCGGCGAGGAGGGCGAGATCTGCGTGCGCGGGGACGTGGTGATGCGCGGCTACTGGAACAACCCGGAGGCGACCAGCCGGGCGCTGCGCGGCGGCTGGCTGCACACCGGCGACATCGGCCGCCTCGACGAGCACGGCAGGCTGTTCCTGCTCGACCGCAGCAGCGACGTCATCATCTCGGGCGGGTCCAACATCTACCCGCGTGAGGTCGAGGAGGTGCTGATCCAGCATCCGGCGGTCGCCGAGGTCGTGGTGTTCGGCGTCCCGGACGAGCTGTGGGGGGAGAACGTCGTCGCCGCGGTGGTGCCGGCGGCCGCGCCGCCCCCGGAGAACGACCTCATCGACTTCAGCCTCACCCACATCGCCCGCTTCAAGAAGCCGAAGCGGATCATCTACGTCGACGCGCTCCCCAAGAGCTCCTACGGCAAGGTCCTGCGGCGGGAGGCCCGCCGGCTCGCGCTGGCGGCCGGGCAGCCACCCGGTCCCGGGCATGTGACCAGCGAGCCTGCGACCATCAAGTCCGTTGACCGCGACCCGGGAGCCGCTGAATGAAACTGACCGACACCGCCGCCATCGTCACCGGAGGGGCCTCCGGCCTCGGGGCGGCCACGGCCGCCGCGCTCGCCGCGCAGGGCGCGACCGTCTTCGCGCTGGACCTGCCGGCGTCGATCGAGTCGGCGCCGCCGGTCACCGGCATCACCTACCTGGGGGCCGACGTGACCGTCGGCGACCAGGTCGCCGCCGCCGTCGAGACCGCCGCCGGCACCGGTGTTCCGCTGCGCGTCGTCGTGAACTGCGCCGGCATCGGCCCGTCGCAGCGCATCCTCAGCCGGGGCCGGCGCCATGACCTCGACTTCTACGCGAAGGTGATCCAGATCAACCTGGTCGGCACGTTCGCGGTGCTCTCCACCGCGGCCGCGGCGATCGCCGAGACCGAGCCGGACGACAACGGCCAGCGCGGTGTCATCATCAACACCGCCTCCGTCGCCGCCTACGAGGGCCAGGTCGGCCAGGCGGCCTACGCGTCGTCCAAGGGCGGTGTCGTCGGTCTCACCCTGCCC
Above is a window of Parafrankia discariae DNA encoding:
- a CDS encoding AMP-binding protein; its protein translation is MVNVASLLTASARRHPDRCAVRFAGRRTSYGELREQAARFGSALLGRGLERGDRVAVLLPNCPQYLVVLFGAWHAGLVAVPVNAKLAGPEIQVILDDSGARAFVHAGAGTVAGLDLTGVQEVVVDVHGPGDTAGDAAATGAVGAVGFDRLLAEGSAELVPVDVAGDDLAWLFYTSGTTGRPKGAELSHRSLTVTTWTLLADVCDYRPSDLALHVAPLSHGSGLYSLGAIARGAENLIHDGGGFDPAEVLDLVARERITVIAFLVPTMIVKLLGAPETDISSLRCAVYGGAPIHVEHSRAMIERFGPVFVQIYGQGESPMTITYLDHGAAPDTPLDSAGVAHPGVEVQILGADDQPLPAGEEGEICVRGDVVMRGYWNNPEATSRALRGGWLHTGDIGRLDEHGRLFLLDRSSDVIISGGSNIYPREVEEVLIQHPAVAEVVVFGVPDELWGENVVAAVVPAAAPPPENDLIDFSLTHIARFKKPKRIIYVDALPKSSYGKVLRREARRLALAAGQPPGPGHVTSEPATIKSVDRDPGAAE
- a CDS encoding SDR family NAD(P)-dependent oxidoreductase, whose product is MKLTDTAAIVTGGASGLGAATAAALAAQGATVFALDLPASIESAPPVTGITYLGADVTVGDQVAAAVETAAGTGVPLRVVVNCAGIGPSQRILSRGRRHDLDFYAKVIQINLVGTFAVLSTAAAAIAETEPDDNGQRGVIINTASVAAYEGQVGQAAYASSKGGVVGLTLPAARDLAQYGIRVCTIAPGIVETPMLATVSDEFRAGLAASVPFPQRLARPDEYAQLALSIIDHDYLNGEVIRMDGALRMAPR